A region of Rhodamnia argentea isolate NSW1041297 chromosome 9, ASM2092103v1, whole genome shotgun sequence DNA encodes the following proteins:
- the LOC115756038 gene encoding uncharacterized protein LOC115756038: MAIDLSQSPLLMLPLDKDEDGHGCRFFSLKGGTALAHRNFPATFSDSRCVGSSHGWLVLLDKDTEPYLLDPLRGGDRVLRLPPIETFPCVFPVRRSHEDNSCSSASSYETIHLGCCRSTTLFPLLPLRDYIIFKAVLSANPNNGANGRSCWVVVIFGIESKLAFCRCKEFGGVGVWAELPGNHGPYSDVIFKGGTLFALCDNGFVEVWHFNRDLPMKIMEIKSSFPRKSAEAARALKSVCFTSTYLVEAAGEILLLVRFTGYFVNKHGVPVEEDDFLAEEDTHPLVCPYRTLYFHVYVLDTSNEEWAELDSLGDRAVFVGGSHSRSVSARDFPEFVANSVYFTDDNWEPQEQDDFGGHDMGVYSLQSGKVKEICELGSDKIESPPFWVFPSDYRSK, from the coding sequence ATGGCCATCGATCTTTCTCAATCTCCATTGCTGATGCTTCCGCTGGACAAAGACGAGGATGGCCATGGCTGTCGCTTCTTCAGTCTCAAGGGCGGGACTGCCCTTGCCCACCGCAACTTCCCGGCGACCTTTTCTGACAGCCGCTGCGTCGGTTCTTCGCATGGTTGGCTCGTGCTCTTGGACAAGGACACCGAGCCTTATCTCCTCGACCCACTTCGGGGTGGCGACCGGGTCCTCCGCCTCCCTCCCATCGAAACGTTCCCCTGTGTGTTCCCGGTGCGTCGGAGTCACGAAGACAACAGCTGCAGTTCGGCCTCCTCTTACGAGACGATCCATCTGGGGTGTTGCCGGAGCACGACCCTGTTTCCTCTCCTGCCGCTGCGTGACTATATTATTTTCAAGGCCGTGTTATCAGCAAACCCTAACAACGGTGCTAACGGCAGGAGTTGCTGGGTAGTTGTGATCTTTGGCATCGAGTCGAAGCTTGCGTTTTGCAGGTGCAAAGAATTCGGCGGAGTTGGCGTGTGGGCGGAGCTACCTGGTAATCACGGTCCTTACAGCGACGTCATCTTCAAAGGGGGTACGCTCTTTGCCCTATGCGACAATGGATTCGTCGAAGTGTGGCACTTCAATAGGGATCTACCCATGAAAATCATGGAGATCAAGTCCTCCTTCCCGCGAAAATCAGCCGAGGCCGCACGTGCTCTCAAGAGTGTTTGTTTTACGAGCACATACTTAGTCGAGGCGGCGGGTGAGATTTTGCTTCTGGTGAGGTTCACGGGGTATTTCGTGAACAAGCACGGTGTCCCGGTCGAAGAAGATGACTTCCTAGCAGAGGAGGACACACACCCTTTGGTCTGTCCCTATAGAACTCTATATTTCCATGTTTACGTACTGGACACGAGCAACGAGGAGTGGGCGGAGTTGGACTCGCTCGGCGACCGGGCTGTGTTTGTGGGCGGGAGCCACTCGAGATCGGTATCGGCCCGGGACTTCCCAGAGTTCGTGGCAAACTCAGTGTACTTCACCGACGACAACTGGGAACCGCAGGAGCAGGACGACTTCGGTGGGCACGACATGGGGGTGTACAGCTTGCAGAGCGGGAAGGTGAAGGAGATTTGTGAACTCGGTTCCGACAAGATCGAGTCTCCTCCGTTTTGGGTTTTCCCATCTGATTATCGTTCCAAGTGA